A region of Saimiri boliviensis isolate mSaiBol1 chromosome 8, mSaiBol1.pri, whole genome shotgun sequence DNA encodes the following proteins:
- the UCN2 gene encoding urocortin-2, with protein MTRWALLVLMVLMLGRVQVVSVTPIPTFQLRPQNSPQTTPRPAASESPSAATTCPWAAWSHCSPTRHPGSRIVLSLDVPIGLLQILLEQARARAAREQAATNAHILARVGRR; from the coding sequence ATGACCAGGTGGGCTCTGCTGGTGCTGATGGTCCTGATGTTGGGCAGAGTCCAGGTTGTCTCGGTGACCCCTATCCCAACCTTTCAGCTCCGCCCTCAGAACTCTCCCCAGACCACTCCCCGACCTGCGGCCTCAGAGAGCCCCTCAGCTGCTACCACATGCCCCTGGGCTGCCTGGAGCCACTGCAGCCCCACCCGGCACCCTGGCTCGCGCATCGTCCTATCGCTGGATGTTCCCATTGGCCTCTTGCAGATCTTACTGGAGCAAGCCAGGGCCAGGGCTGCCAGGGAGCAGGCTGCCACCAATGCCCACATCCTGGCCCGTGTCGGCCGCCGCTGA